The Bacilli bacterium region ATATACATCCACCAAACGTTGCTGCTCACTTGTGACATTAGGGCAAGTCACGCGATGAACGGTAATCCCCTTGCCTTTAGTAATATAGCCGACAATATCGTCACCCGGGATTGGATTACAGCATTTTCCAAGCGTGATAGCCACGGTTCCCGCGCCTTCAACATGAACCGGATTCTTGTTATCCATACTGACGTTTCGAACCAGTTTTTGCACGTCACGTTTTTTGGGAATGTTTAAAAAGTCAATAATGGCCGCGGGTGACGGATTACGATTTGAGATATCAATAAATAAGTCATCAAGGTCTTCAGCATTAAATTCATGAAACACCTTAGGATCATCAATCAGTCTAAGGGTATCAGTTTCATTTATATCCCGCTCCCGGAAAGCATCGATGGTCGCCTGTCGTCCGCGGGCAATTTTTTCATCCCGGACAAGATCGCTGTTTTTTTTGATCAAAAATTTACGAATATGATTTTTTGCGCTGGCCGTCTGGGCAATTTTAAGCCATCCTTCATTGGGACCTGAAGATGTTTTTGAAGTTCTGATTTCGACAATATCACCGGTTTTTAAAACAGTGTTTAAGGGTACTAGGGAGCCATTAACGACGGCCCCTACAGCTGAATCACCCACTCCAGTGTGAATTTTATAGGCAAAATCAAGCGGAGTAGCCCCGACCGGTAAATCGATGACTTTTCCTTTAGGGGTAAAAACATATACATTCGACTCGAAAATATCGTGCTGCAAAGTATCCATGTACTCTCGGGCGTTATCGCTCATGTCGTTACTTACACCGATAAAATCTCTAAACCAGTGTAATTGTTCTTCGATTTCCTTTTGTTCGCGACGCGGATCGTAGTTGGCTCCCTCTTTGTAGCGCCAATGCGCGGCGACACCGCCCTCAGCGATTTCATCCATTTCCTCAGTTCGAATTTGAACCTCATAGGTTTGACCATCACCGGCCACAATTGTCGTATGTAGCGACTGGTACATATTTGGTTTGGGCATGGCGATATAATCTTTAAATCGTCCCGGCATCGGTTTGTATGTAGCGTGGATAAGTCCCAAGATTTCATAGCAATTCAATTCCGTTTTGGTAATGACGCGAATGGCCATTAAGTCATATATTTCATCAAAATTATGATGTTTTAAATACATTTTCTTATATATCGAATATATTGACTTTACCCGACTTTCAAGCCGAAAGGGTATTTTATGTTCATATAGTATATCAGCGATCCGCTTTTTGAGATCCATCAAAGATTTTTTACGGTTTTTTGTCTTGTTATTCAAAGACTGCATAATCTCGTTAAAAACTGACGGTTCGAGATATTTTAAACAAATATCTTCCATTTCACTCTTAATATTGTACATACCAAGACGATGCGCTATGGGAACGAAAACCTGTAGCGATTCTTTGGCAATTGCTTGCTGACGATCAGCGGACAAATATTCTAAAGTTCTTAAATTGTGCAGACGATCGGCCAATTTGATAATAATGACACGAATGTCTTTGGCCATACCCAAAAAAATCTTTCGGTGATCTTCATAGACAAAATCGCTGTCGTCTTGGCGCTTTGACAATTTTAAACGTTGAATCTTGGTCACCGAGTCAACCAACAGAGCAACATCGTCTCCCCAACGAGATCGAATAAAATCAATAGTTACATCCGTATCTTCAACGACATCGTGAAGCAGTCCGCCAATTAAGGTATTAGGACCACCGTGTAATCCGGCAATAATGTAGGCGACCTCAATTAAATGGTGAATGTAGGGTTCGCCTGATTTCCGCAACTGATTACGATGCTTGTCTTCGGCAAATTCATAGGCATCACGAATCCGCTTCCGATCCGCTTCGTCTTTAATATATAAAAAATACAGTTCCTCAACTTCTTCAAAAGTATGAAGTTTATGGTTGCCGATTTTATGAATAATTGTTTTTTTGACGTCTTGATAACGCCTAACATGAGTGTTCTGCGCCGCCATCCGAATATTGGCTGGGACATCGTAAATTAATTTTAGTTTTCTTTCAGCCATATTCATCACATCCTCTTTAATATTATAGGTTAAATGCTTAAAAAAATGAATAAAAAAGGCTCCATTTACAATGGAGCCTAGTTTTGAATCAAATCGACTGATATTAATCAACAACGGCAAATGTCAAGACAACGCTCTCAACATAAGCAGTATATGAAGCTTGCGGTTTTTCTAACTTAAAGAAGTGAATGTTTTCGGTAGCTTCAAAATTAACATCATAAGAATATTGACCGGCCACATTGCAAACCTTGGTTGCACCTTCAGTCGCAGTAGCAACAGACTCACTACCAGCATAGAGGTCTAACTCAGTTAAGTTTGTTTGAGCTTGATCATAATTCACAGTAATTTTAACAATTGCCAATTCGGAAGCGACATCATTAAAGAATCCGCTTTGAATTTCATTCTTATAGCGCATTTGGATAAATCCATTTGAACTTAAGTAAAGTTGAGTGAAAGCAATTGATAATCCGTTAACGGTAGCAGTTCCATCAGCATAGGTGGCACTAAGGGCCAAATCACTGGCCGTAATGGTTAAAGTGGTTTTAGCGACAGCCGCGATGACGGTTAAATCAATTGTGCCAACAATGCCCGCAGTCGATGAAGTGGCGGTGATTGTAACCGCGCCTTCAGCAACACCAGTAACTAATCCTTCGGCATCAACAGTGGCTTTTGCCCCGTCACTTGATGACCAAGTAACGGTTTGATCAGCAAAACCATCGCCGACAGAATTTGGAAGAACTTCGGCTGCTAATTGTAAAGTTCCAGCAACCTCGACGGAAGTAACACCATCAGCTGCACTAACAACAACACTAGTCGCAGGAGTTAATTCACCTTTATGAACGGTTAATTCAGCAACGGCACCAAGTAATAGTTGTGGGCTTGGGGTATACCAGCCTAATACACCAGCGAAATCAACGGTATCAACTGGAGTTAAGCCAGCAATAACATCAGCGATAGCTTGTTCAACTGTATCGTCAAGATACTTATCAGTTCTAACAACGACGCTTTCACTACCCAAAGTAAAGTTAATACTCGAGGAAGTTCCAACAGTAACACTACCACTGACATAGGCTAAACCAGTCACGGTAACGATACGGCCAGCATCGGCAGCGGTCAAAGCACCCATTGTTGAAATAACAAGCGGATTGATGGTTTCAGCAGAAACGCCAAGATCAACAACCACGGTGATGCTCGCAAGTTCCATAAAGTCTTTGTAGATGGAGGTCGTGCCAGAAACTACTACTTCATGGCCAACAACGAACGAACTACGCATTGCAGCAGGAACATTGTAAAGATATAGTCCGGAATTGCCCGATTGAATGGAAAAAGATCCATTTGAAGGGGTTGAAGTCACAGTTCCCTTAACGACAGCGGCAACACCGGTGGCAAGTTCATGCACAGCGGCTGGAGCTAAAACGGTTTGGGTTGTCGCAGTAACGGTAATAACGACGGAATCAGTGAATCCACCATCATCCGTGGTAACAGTAATTGTTGCTTCACCAGGAGCAATCGTCGTAACTAAGCCAGTAGCACTAACTGTTGCAGCCGCTTCATTACTTGATGCATAGGTAGCAACTTGATTGGCAGCATTCGCTGGTTGAATTCCGGTGACAAGTTGAAGGGTCCTATATTGTTCAACGGTTGCAACTTTTGAAGAATTACCATCAGTTGCAAGCGTGACGCCGGTAACAGCACCACCAACGACACCTTCATGAACAACAATATCATCAGCAGATACAAGCGAGAATTGGGCGTTATTTTGATAACTTCCAATAATACCAACGACATCAATTGTGTCGATATTTGGACGTAAATTATCTAATTTCGCAGCAATAGCTGTTAATTCGTCAGGACCAAGATTCTTGTTAAGACGGAGATCGACTTGTTTATTGTCGAAAGTAACATAATAATCAGTATGGTCATTAATATTAACAGTTTGAGAATCGGCAAAAGGAGTAGCACCGTTAATGGAAACCAAACGACTATCCATGGTTAGAAGGGTTTCGTTGGTCCAAGTAGTGATTTCAAAAGTTTCAACGGAATAACTTGTCGAGACGACATTCAATTCGGTGACCGGATTGATTTCATCGATTCCGTAATATGGCGAATAGGTTCCGGAAGCTTCAACTGAGTCTCCGACTTTCACTGCGCCAAGAACAGTAGTGCTAACTGCGTATAAAAGGAGAGCATCAGCACCATCTTGAATCGATACAGACATCGTGCCGTTTGTTAAACTATCTTGGTAAATTTTGGTGACTTTTCCACCAACCGTCATTACGGTACCAGATACATATTCAGACACATCTTTAATCGCCACGACACTAGGCATTTCTTCGCTACTGCCTTCAGAAGTTGGAACACTTACTGAAGTATCAGAAGAGGGAAGGCTTATGCCACCGCCTCCACTACTGCTACCGCCCTGACCATTACAGCCCGCGAGTAACAATGCGAAGATTGGTAATAGAATTACTTTCTTTTTCATTGTTATGATTTTTCCTCCTTTTCTATTACATAGAGATTATAACATAATTATTAAAATTGTAATGTGGTTGTTTTAATAATTTGTGCGACTTAAAAACATAAGTACACTTAAAAGCCTATAAAAACCAGTTATTTAGCAACAATCAATCAAAAACATCAATATTTTGCGTATTTTTGCGTTTTGACTTTACTAAAAATTTTCATTTTGCCAATCGGAAATCTGATAAATTAAGGATTTACGGCCGCGAAATTCGTTAAGATTCATCTCGCCATAAACAGTTATTTTATCGTAACTTTTCAGGGTTTCTTGAGTAATATTAAAGCCCAATATTTTGACATCATTCTTTATTAAGGTTGATATATGCTGACCGTCTTTAATGAATGACAAGGCGGAGGTGGCAACGTGTTCAATACGAAAAAGCGGCTTGGCAAAGCCAATTCCGAACGGCCGAAAGGTATCCATCGTATAAAAATTAGTCCAGTTGATATCATCTAAAGCAATCGCTATTGATGCATCGTTATCAATGATATCCATGGGTTGCTTGGCCAGTTCATTAAAAGCTTTAGAAAAAGCCGTCAGTTGGTCCCGGCTTATACTGCACCCGCCCGCCGCCTTATGGCCGCCGAAATTTAAAAGATAATGCTCCAAATTTTTAAATGCATGCACAATGCTAAAGCCATTATCAGCGCGGGCACTTCCCTTATACACCAATGGATCTTGTTCGGTAGGGCAAAAAACGATGGTTGGCAAATGGTATAAATTCATATACCGCGCGGCTAAAAGTCCAATCAACCCCTCTTTTGTGTTCGAGACAGCAATAAGGGCTCCATCGTGCACAATAATTTCATCGTTTCCTTCACTGATAGTTTCCTTTAAAAGCGTCTGTCGGGTAAGATTAATCTCTTTTATCCAATTGCTAAAAGTAACAATTTCCCTTTTGGAGTCGGACAGGAGAAATTGAACGAGATAATTGACTTTTTTATCCTCAATAATGCGACCAACCGCATTGATTTTTGGAGCGATCGACATCCCGATCGTCTCCTCGTTAATGGTTTCAAGCTGAATTAACTCATAAATAGGGGCAAAATGGCGTTCGTTATATAGATTAATCCCGATGCGAACCAAGGTACGATTGTGTTCTTGAAGAGGCATCATGTCACTGATTGTCGCGATTGAGGCCAGAAAAACTTCGTACTCATCGTAGCGATTAAGCAAGGTGGAAGCAAGCATGAGCGAAACATAAGCTCCGCACGAATAAAGTTGTGAGTAAGCTGAATATTGCGGATGCAAAATATAATTAGCGTCGGGAATTTTCTGGCCGACAGTGTGGTGATCGGTGACAATAACATCGATGCCTAACTGCCGTGCATACGCTATTTCTTCAATTTGCGAAATTCCGTTGTCGACCGTAATAATTAATTTATATTGTTTATCGTTAAAAGCGTCGATCATTTTTCGGTTGATACCATAACCATCCTGATAACGGCTAGGGATATAGTAGCCAACATCCGCCCCCATCTTTCTTAAAGCATGGACGAGAATCGTGGTCGACATCACGCCATCGCAGTCATAATCGCCATAAACGATTATTTTTTTATGTTGGCGGATAGTTTTTTTAATCAATGACACAGCTTCGTCCATTCTTAAAAAGAGCCGGGGATCAGGTAGATCAAATAAATGAACCGGTCTTGTTAAAGCATAATACTCTTCTTCACTTAGGGAGTAATTTGTCAAAAGTTTATGTAAAAAATCCATGTCAACCTTTCAAAAAGGCTGCCTTTCGGCAGCCTTTAAACTAATCATTAATACCGATAATAATCGCTTCTTCTGGTTCAGCCGAATTGCGATGCTGAATGTTCTTCTTAGTAACAGTTTTCTTACTCTGATGTTTTGGTAAGGAAATGCGTTTAATAATCTTGTAGAAGAAATTCTCAAGTGCGGGACTGACATGTAACAAAACCGTTGGCGCAAGCAGAATGGCGATAAGCAGAGCGGCAAACACCAGGGCCACGTTCATCGGACATAGGGCAAAGTAATTCAGGGCAAACAGAGCCGCTAATAAAGTAAACAACAGAATTGGTGTTGCCGACATATTTACGCCTTTAAACGCCACTTCACTCCTGGTTAATTGAAGGAAGTCATTATGCACTTGTTTTTCTTGATTAAACATATAAGCGGCGACAAAGGAAGCAAAGATCAGTCCTAATTCCAAGGCTACCGCAACCAATGGAGTTACACTGATGCGGGTGATAATAAACAATCCAACCGCAATTAAACTCACAATTGATGAGGAGACAAGGAAGGATAAACCACGGCTTAGTCCATAGCGAAGCATGTAGTAAACCGTTACAGCCAGCCACGCGATTAAGGTGGCAAAGGCTACGACTAAGATATTGGGTGAACCGGTGGACACAGCAACCGGATTAACCGAAACTTTAGCGGCCGAATCACTTTCGGCAACGACGTCAAGCAAAGCGTCCTTAAGCGCCATAGAAATTGACATTGTATCGTCAACTTTTTGATATGTAACGATGGTGTCATCGTTAAATGAACCAGAAATGTTCAAAATGTAGTAGGTGTAATTAACGGTGATTTTGTCGGTCCCTTCGCCCTCAGTGGTAGATTTTTCTTCAACATCGAGCGAGGAGTAATTTAATTGTTCGCCATCAACGTAAATACGTTCAATTATATTCTTTGGCGAATCGGTAGTTGATACCGTCGAAATCGGCGAAGTGTCAGAGTTTACCGTCAAATAGATACGAGTCATATCCCCGCTGGAAACCGGGATGTTCAGCGCATTATTGGAACCGAATCCAAGTCCTAATAAAAGTCCAAGACTTGCAACGGCAATGGCGCCACCGCCAACTAAAACCGATTTGCTCTTTTTACCGAAATTAAATTTGGCAAAATAACCTTCATAACTGTCTTCTTTAGAAATAGAACCGGATTGCGGAATACGTTTTTGATTAATTCCAAACCAACCGAAGGCCTTCTGCGTGGCGGTGTTATTGGTCAAAAGCCACATCAAAGCTTTGGTAAGGGGCAAAATAACAACAATATTGATGACGGCTCCAAACATAGTGAAGGTCGAGAGTCCTAAAAGCGCCGCTCCGCCGAGGAAATAGGTAGCAAAGCCAATTATAAAGAGGGCGATAGAGGCATCGACCGCAATCATCGTGGATTTCTTTGATCCTTCGCTATTGGCTTTTTTCATCGTGCGACCACGGTATATCTCGTTTTTAAACGCGTTTATGTGACTGATAAAAGTAAAGACGGCAAGGACAAATACAATAATAAAGCCAATGAGCGTGGAAGTGGATAATTCAATTCCAACCTTATTGTAGAAAGCCAAAGATAAAAACACCGACAGGAGGCTTAATGAAACAACGCCGATTGTCGGAACTCTTTCAAAAGCAGCGAGAATGAGCGTTACTAGAAGCGCTCCCACCATCAGTGAAATCAGTGTTCGAGAGAAATTTAAATGCAGAATGCCATCATAACTGAATAGATATTCAACCGAGGCATCGACAGTGTTGCTGAATAGATAGTCAATTGTAAAGTCACCGTAAGAAGTTGAGTTAAAGATGTTGACCAAATACTTGGCATTATTGTTGGCCTTGGTAATATTAGCCAGAGTGTAATTTCCGTTCTCATCCGCATCACCCAGGCTCATCGACATCGCAATGGCTCCATTATCAACGCTGGCCTTGTCATAGAATATATGGCGAGGATCAAAAGTCATAAAAAGCTTACTTTGCATGTCTTCATCATCGCCCGACTTAGCGGTAATGTAATCATCTTTGGTTTCATCGTAATTAGACCAAATTACAATTGTCGCATTATCAACTAAAGTTGTCTCAGTGGCACCCTCAGCGGTGGTACTGCCCTCATCTTCTTGAATTTGAGTGGCTTCATCGACGACGGCTTTGAATTCGGAGATGGCGTCCGAATCTTTCAAGTCGATAACTACGACTGGGACTTGTCCTTCATATTCGATATGGGCGGTGGTGAAAATATCATCGCCGACAAGAGCGGTTGATTTATCGGGATCGCCGAGCGTTACCGTAAAATCGGCATCGTAATTTAAATAAGCGCCTAAGCGGGTGTACTCCGTACTGCTCTCTTGCTTAACAGTGACACGAACGATATCGCTGCCTTCACGAGCTATCTGATATTTTGATACGCCATAGGTATCGAGACGTGATTCCATTGTCGCGACGATGGAATCCATCGTTTCGACGGAGATAGCACTGTCATTGTCGGAATCCTTGTTTTCAATCCGGTAAGCAAACTCACGGCCGGAGTCATAATCAAAGTTGGGAACGGTTTGACTTACGACTGAAAAAAAGTTGAAAGCCATACCCAGGATGGCAGTTAGACAAATAGCTAGATAAGCAAAAAAACGACGCATATTATTTCCTCCAACAGAAGAGCGGTTTTTACTTTATAAGTAAACAACATAATTTTACATATTGAACGCCACAAAGTAAACCAAGAAATGACAAAGCAGGCAAATAAATCTATTTAAAGATAGTTTTCATTCAAATCAAGACTTGGCAAATTAATGTACCGATATTTATGTTTTAGTCGCCACCGGCAAAGACTAAAAACAATAATACTCCCCAGTCCCATGGCAAATATATAGAGCAACACGGTTATAAACCAGGCCAGGCGCGGGCCAATCTCGGGTATTAAAGCGGTATTTATATTAGAAAAAACAACGATGTTCACGACATCAAATGGTCGAATAAAAAACATATTGAAATCAGAAAGACGGGGGTTCTTGCTGATAACCGCCAAGGAGTCCATCAGCAACGCTATTCCTACCAGTCCTAAGAAAACGATGAAAGCTTTGTGTACTTGCTTGTAAGAACTACCTATATAGCGGTAGATAATAACGAAAAAACTGGTTGTAACCATCGAAAGGTGCCAGATCATCGTATGGATGGAAATGGCAACTGACCACACGAATACCGTTGTAGGGATAATCATCACCGCAATTCCCGCTAGCAGGGGATAAAATGCCAGAAAATCATAACCGGCTTGACGGATCTGCGCTTTTTTTATCCATGGAAAAATTAAACTGACATAGAGGGGAACCGAACAAAATTGAAAGGGAAACCCATACCACGAATAGTCAGTAAATAAATTTAGATAGCGAATTTGCTTATAAACCTCTATCGACAATAAAAAAGCGCCGTACGCAAAGATAATAAAATCAAAACGACTTCGGTTAAAAACGAACTTCGTTTCTTTTCCTCGATGATTGCCTACCAGCAAAATAACGGCTATAATTGCCAGCATCAAGCCGATGAATGAGAAGTGAAACCAACTGAAAGGCAAAATATCGGTCGGAGAGGGATTGCTCACATTTCCGCCCAAGCGGGAAATATAATCGACATCCCACTGCCACCCATCGATTAGAAACAGATAAATGCCGGGAATAATGGCGATGGTTAGAATCGTCACGGCTTCGAAAATGTTTTTTTGCCGCTTACGAAAAAAGATAGCTGTGCAAATAAGGCCTAATTCCAATATAACAAAGATAATACTAATTAAAATACCGGTTGATAAGTTCATATTTAAAAAAGGCTTTCTTGATGATTTTTCTTCAAATGATGATAGGCTTTATCGGTCGCCATTCTTCCTCTTGGGGTCCGATTAATCATTCCGATTTGGAGTAAATAGGGCTCTAGGACATCTTCCAAATTACCGACTTCTTCTCCGATGGCGCTGGCGAGGGCTTCCAAACCGACTGGCCCGCCGTGAAAGCGATCGATTATCGTTGATAGGTATTTGATATCGACGTCATCCAATCCAAGTTCATCGACTTTTAAGGCATCAAGTGCGAAGATGGCCGAAGCCTGATTTATGGATTTTTCATTGGCAAAATCCGAAAAATCACGCACGCGTCGAAAAAGGCGATTGGCAATACGTGGGGTGCCCCGCGATCTTTGCGCTATCGCATTAACGGCTTCGGGGGCAATTGCCGTGCTGTACACTTTTGCTGTCCGGTTGACGATATCGGCAATTTCATTTTCCGAGTAAAAATTTATTTTCTCCGCAATGCCAAAGCGAGCCCGCAACGGGCTTGTTAAGTCGCCGATTCTCGTGGTAGCGCCGACAAGGGTAAAAGGCGGTAGCGGAACTTCAATCGTTTTGGCGTTGCCATCGCGATTAATGATAACCGACAGCGTAAAATCTTCCATTGCGCCATATAGAACTTCCTCAACGATTCGCGGAAGGCGATGAATCTCATCAATGAATAGAATATCACCACTCTCTAACGTTGATAAAACGGCGGCTAAATCACCCGGTTTTTCGATTGATGGACCGTTAATGACCCGAATTTTACCTTTCATTTCATTGGCGATAATATAAGCCAGAGTGGTTTTTCCAAGTCCGGGCGGGCCATATAGGAGCGTATGATCGAGGGTTTCGTGTCGCTTTAAAGCGGCACCGATAAAAACCCGCAGATTGCGCTTCAAATCATCTTGCCCGATATATTCACTCAAGTGCTGAGGGCGAAGAGAAATCTCCTGTTCCTCTTCAAAACTGTCGATTTTTTTGCTGTTTAAAATATCCGTCATGCAACAAACCTACTTTCTTATTATCTGTAAGCATCGTTTCAGTAACTCATCGTCGCTAATTCCCGGAAGATAGGCGTTTTTAATCGCCCGGTTTATATCGCTATTTTTAAATCCAAGGCTCAAAAGGGCCTCTATGACATTCGGGCTTAAACTTCTATCGGTTGCATCCGTTTCGGAAAGCTGTCCTTTGATATCGAGAATAATTTGAGATGCCGCTTTGGGACCAATTCCGGGGAGTTTTTTCAAATATTTAGTGTCTTTACTCGCTATCGCTTGATATAAGAGTGCCGGAGAGGTCGCTCTTAGGGCATTCAAAGCCGTCTTAGGTCCAATCCCGCTGACGGATATCAAATCTAAAAATGCCCGTCGCTCATCATCGTCGACAAATCCGACCAAGTATTGTTCATCTTCACGAATGATCTGCTCAGTATAGATTAAGCGCGACTCGTCAACATGAAAATAGTCGGGATGACAGACGAGAATCCGATAAAAAATATCGTGAACATCGACGACTATACTTTCACTGTCAATTTGAACGATTCGTCCCTTTAAACCATAAATCATGATCCGTCTCCTTTCTAGCGGCTGATAAGAATGTAATATATTAATCCTAAAAGTAGTAAAAATGCGGTTAATAGTGAAGCGACAATGACAATTTTATTGCGTTCCATAACTGGCACCTACCCTTTGAGTCATCGTTTAGACGTGCGAAATCGATCATTCAAAATAGTCGAATTCAAAATCATCGAGAATAACGGTATCGCCATCCTTAACCTGCATTTTTTTCAGTTCATCATCGACCCCGATAAACCGCAGATACTGAAGTAACTTGAGGAGCCCTTCGTCAGTCGATAGGTTTATTCGGTGATAGGTGTTTAGTACCGAATCACCAAAAATACGATAGGTATGATCGTTAATTTTCTCAATTCTAAAGACATCGCGCAGCGACATTTCATTGGCATCATAAATCTTAACCCCGGCCTCTTCTCCCTGCTTGGTTAAAATGGGGAATGGGAGGGTAACCGCGAGAATATCTGCCACTTTGTAAAGCAAAAGATCAATTCCTTGATCCGCTAGGGCACTTATTGGAATAATCTCATGTTCCTTAAGTTTTGTCCGAAGTGTTTTTAACCGTTCGTTTGCCCCCTCTTCATCCATTTTGCTCGCGGCAATAACCATCGGTCGTTCACTGAGTCCAAAACCATACTGAGTAAGTTCGTCCATAATTGTTAAATAGTCTTCGTAAGGATCCCGTTCGCCGTCCATGGATATGACTTGAACAAGCACGCGGCAGCGTTCGATGTGACGAAGGAACTCCAGTCCCAACCCTTTTCCTAAGTGGGCGCCTTCAATAAGACCGGGCAAATCCGCAGCAACGAAGGAACGGCCATCTTTAAGTTCGACCAAACCCAAATTTGGGGTTATCGTGGTAAAAGGGTAGTCGGCAATCTCAGGTTTAGCCTTACTAATCACGCTTAAAAGTGTCGATTTTCCGACGCTGGGAAGACCGATAAAACCGACATCCGCCAAAATTTTTAACTCTAATGTCAGAATCTTCTTTTCGCCGGGAAGACCATTTTCAGCGATTTTGGGAACGCGAATTTGCGGCGACTTGAAACAGGTATTGCCTCTTCCGCCCCTTCCGCCTTTAGCCGCGACAAATTGCTGACCTTCGGTCGCTAAGTCGGCCAAAAGTTCATGCGTTTGAAAATCGTATACCACCGTACCAACCGGTACTTCAACATATACGTCCTCCCCCTTGCGCCCGTAACGATTGTTTTTATCGCCCTTTTCGCCTTCATCGGCTTTTATTACCCGGGAATGACGAAAATTAATTAAAGTCGACGAACTTTGACGAGCAACGAGGATTATCGAACCGCCTCGGCCTCCGTTTCCCCCATCGGGGCCGCCCCGATCAACATATTTTTCCTTGTGAAAAGATATGGCCCCATCGCCACCTTTTCCGGCTCTTAATTCAACTTTTGCTTTATCGATAAACATAAATTATTTTTCCTTTTTTGTAAGTACTTCATCAATAACATAGAACGGACGTCCCTGCGCCTCGATAAAGGTCTTACCGACATAAATAGAAATGATTCCTAGCACCAGTAACATAATCGATCCGACGACGAAGATTGAATTTATTATGAGCCATAGTTCAAAGTTAATCGCCAAATTCAATACGCTTGTTTGAGCGAGGATAAAAAACACTAATTCGGCTAAAAGCGAAAGACCAGTCAAGAAGCCAATCCAAATGGCGGTCCATAATGGCCAATACACAGGTTTAATTGAGCTGGAAATTATCGCATTAAACGCCAAATCAAACATGGCATGATAATTATAATGGCTCTGGCCCTTAGTCCGTTTTTGCCGCGAAAACAACACCTCGGTTGTCTTGTGACCGATATAGGGAACTTCCACCCGAAACACGCGGGTCGATTCACTTAAAGCATTGACTTCGTCAACAACGCGCCGCGAGATGAGACGATAATGGCCGACATTGCTCGGTACCTTTATTTTCCCGGAAATCTTCGTCATATAATCATAAAATTTTTTCGCCGTAAATCGTTTCATGAAGCTGTCTTCTTTACGTGAGGCCCGTCGGGCGT contains the following coding sequences:
- a CDS encoding glycosyltransferase family 2 protein, whose protein sequence is MPLISIVVPMYNEEAVVADFFARINKVVSDVPGYDFEIVVVNDGSNDATLALIKEQQAHQNNIVIVNLARNFGHEPAVSAGLHIAKGEAVIPIDADLQDPPEIIPAMIQKYEAGFEVVNARRASRKEDSFMKRFTAKKFYDYMTKISGKIKVPSNVGHYRLISRRVVDEVNALSESTRVFRVEVPYIGHKTTEVLFSRQKRTKGQSHYNYHAMFDLAFNAIISSSIKPVYWPLWTAIWIGFLTGLSLLAELVFFILAQTSVLNLAINFELWLIINSIFVVGSIMLLVLGIISIYVGKTFIEAQGRPFYVIDEVLTKKEK
- the obgE gene encoding GTPase ObgE: MFIDKAKVELRAGKGGDGAISFHKEKYVDRGGPDGGNGGRGGSIILVARQSSSTLINFRHSRVIKADEGEKGDKNNRYGRKGEDVYVEVPVGTVVYDFQTHELLADLATEGQQFVAAKGGRGGRGNTCFKSPQIRVPKIAENGLPGEKKILTLELKILADVGFIGLPSVGKSTLLSVISKAKPEIADYPFTTITPNLGLVELKDGRSFVAADLPGLIEGAHLGKGLGLEFLRHIERCRVLVQVISMDGERDPYEDYLTIMDELTQYGFGLSERPMVIAASKMDEEGANERLKTLRTKLKEHEIIPISALADQGIDLLLYKVADILAVTLPFPILTKQGEEAGVKIYDANEMSLRDVFRIEKINDHTYRIFGDSVLNTYHRINLSTDEGLLKLLQYLRFIGVDDELKKMQVKDGDTVILDDFEFDYFE
- a CDS encoding YwaF family protein, giving the protein MNLSTGILISIIFVILELGLICTAIFFRKRQKNIFEAVTILTIAIIPGIYLFLIDGWQWDVDYISRLGGNVSNPSPTDILPFSWFHFSFIGLMLAIIAVILLVGNHRGKETKFVFNRSRFDFIIFAYGAFLLSIEVYKQIRYLNLFTDYSWYGFPFQFCSVPLYVSLIFPWIKKAQIRQAGYDFLAFYPLLAGIAVMIIPTTVFVWSVAISIHTMIWHLSMVTTSFFVIIYRYIGSSYKQVHKAFIVFLGLVGIALLMDSLAVISKNPRLSDFNMFFIRPFDVVNIVVFSNINTALIPEIGPRLAWFITVLLYIFAMGLGSIIVFSLCRWRLKHKYRYINLPSLDLNENYL
- the ruvB gene encoding Holliday junction branch migration DNA helicase RuvB → MTDILNSKKIDSFEEEQEISLRPQHLSEYIGQDDLKRNLRVFIGAALKRHETLDHTLLYGPPGLGKTTLAYIIANEMKGKIRVINGPSIEKPGDLAAVLSTLESGDILFIDEIHRLPRIVEEVLYGAMEDFTLSVIINRDGNAKTIEVPLPPFTLVGATTRIGDLTSPLRARFGIAEKINFYSENEIADIVNRTAKVYSTAIAPEAVNAIAQRSRGTPRIANRLFRRVRDFSDFANEKSINQASAIFALDALKVDELGLDDVDIKYLSTIIDRFHGGPVGLEALASAIGEEVGNLEDVLEPYLLQIGMINRTPRGRMATDKAYHHLKKNHQESLF
- the ruvA gene encoding Holliday junction branch migration protein RuvA, with protein sequence MIYGLKGRIVQIDSESIVVDVHDIFYRILVCHPDYFHVDESRLIYTEQIIREDEQYLVGFVDDDERRAFLDLISVSGIGPKTALNALRATSPALLYQAIASKDTKYLKKLPGIGPKAASQIILDIKGQLSETDATDRSLSPNVIEALLSLGFKNSDINRAIKNAYLPGISDDELLKRCLQIIRK